In the Gossypium arboreum isolate Shixiya-1 chromosome 10, ASM2569848v2, whole genome shotgun sequence genome, one interval contains:
- the LOC108471163 gene encoding disease resistance protein RPV1-like, producing the protein MAASSSSSPQTDTCLNFITHLLKAPKEAMMSVFFHDEKPEQLSQPLSPVIASSSSSTRLKHQVFLSFRGEDVRLNFVAHLLKALKDTGMNVFFDEEKLEKGEQLSQALSQGIAASNLSIIVLSVDYASSKSCLAELYDIMHRQDTQGHIVLPIFYHVDPSHVRNLGGSFKTSFDGHESNRLPQVQRWKTAFAELGKLKGWHIEGGKFDRPETEYIKDIVEYVIKKLMNSKFRSASAELVGIDDQKKTILRLIEQEDSRLIGLWGQGGIGKTTLSDVIFNEICHEFEDQIDCFGVKQFGDGSKIIVTSRDRQVLKNGGVDKIHEILRSSFDDLDELEKNVFLDIAIFFKGKLKKDVEKILSCCYKGSVCGISNLIDKCLLDSKYEDERILMHDMLEEMGKDIVRKESIDPVKRSRLWSAKDVYEVLRYNKGINLIQGIKLDISQIDNLRLHHSIFEGMIDLRVIFFYTSDTLWDKCLAEKLLADQVDSISLPDELREIVVVGCKNLRKIPSLLGAINLELLDCSDCKSLVELPSLNHLASLKRLQLQGCHKLKKLPEIPNNCPFLVLQESEIEEVPDSIELLIGLKCLHLMYSKVKKVSRNISKLECLSALTLGDCPLVEFPEIPRSLRVLNLPGTQIEEVYLSLDSQSNLRTLNMSGSRVKNASIKMESLRDLNLSDCPIVKFPEIPRNLRKLNLSGTQIEEVSLSLDSLGNLQTLNMSGSRVKSVSIKMDLLSISLQCNIWLASQAADQMMSFTPPPPPVFTGENYHIWVVKMKTYLQAHDLWSAVENDAEPPPLRANPTVAQMRQHAEETAKKPKAMACL; encoded by the exons ATGGCTGCTTCCTCTTCCTCTTCTCCTCAAACAGACACATGCCTTAACTTCATCACTCATCTGCTCAAAGCTCCGAAAGAGGCGATGATGAGTGTCTTCTTCCATGATGAAAAACCGGAGCAACTTTCACAACCACTTTCTCCAGTAATAGCCTCTTCTTCCTCTTCTACTCGATTGAAGCATCAGGTTTTCTTGAGCTTCAGGGGTGAAGACGTACGCCTTAATTTCGTCGCTCATCTACTCAAAGCTTTGAAAGACACGGGAATGAATGTTTTCTTCGATGAAGAAAAACTAGAAAAAGGGGAGCAACTTTCGCAAGCACTTTCTCAAGGAATTGCAGCCTCAAATCTCTCAATAATTGTGTTGTCAGTAGACTATGCTTCTTCAAAATCATGCCTGGCTGAACTCTATGACATCATGCACCGCCAGGACACTCAAGGACATATTGTTCTTCCCATATTTTACCATGTTGATCCTTCTCATGTGCGGAATCTTGGTGGCAGTTTCAAAACATCCTTTGATGGCCATGAATCAAATAGGCTACCTCAAGTACAACGATGGAAAACTGCCTTCGCTGAACTCGGTAAATTAAAAGGATGGCATATAGAAGGAGGCAAATTCGACAG ACCTGAAACTGAGTACATCAAGGATATTGTTGAATATGTTATAAAGAAGTTGATGAATAGCAAATTTAGAAGTGCTTCTGCAGAGTTGGTTGGAATAGATGATCAGAAAAAGACGATTTTGAGGCTAATTGAGCAGGAAGACAGTCGTCTTATAGGACTCTGGGGACAAGGTGGTATAGGCAAAACTACCCTCTCTGATGTTATATTCAATGAAATCTGTCATGAGTTTGAAG ACCAAATAGATTGTTTTGGTGTTAAACAGTTTGGTGATGGAAGTAAAATCATTGTAACATCAAGGGATAGACAAGTACTTAAGAATGGAGGTGTTGACAAAATACACGAG attTTGAGGAGTAGCTTTGATGACTTGGATGAACTAGAGAAGAATGTATTCCTTGATATTGCAATCTTCTTTAAAGGAAAACTCAAAAAAGATGTAGAAAAAATTCTAAGTTGTTGTTATAAGGGTTCTGTATGTGGAATAAGCAACTTGATCGACAAATGCCTGCTTGATAGCAAATATGAAGATGAACGGATTTTGATGCATGATATGCTTGAAGAGATGGGTAAAGACATTGTTCGCAAAGAATCTATAGACCCTGTAAAGCGTAGTAGGTTATGGAGTGCTAAAGACGTGTATGAAGTGCTCAGATATAATAAA GGGATTAATCTAATTCAAGGAATAAAGTTAGACATATCTCAAATTGATAATCTACGGTTACATCATTCTATTTTTGAGGGCATGATTGATCTTAGAGTTATCTTCTTCTACACTTCCGATACGTTATGGGATAAGTGTCTGGCAGAGAAACTTCTTGCAGACCAAGTTGATAGTATATCTCTTCCTGATGAGTTAAG GGAAATTGTAGTTGTTGGCTGCAAGAATTTAAGAAAGATCCCAAGTTTATTAGGAGCTATCAATCTTGAACTCCTTGATTGCTCTGATTGTAAAAGTTTGGTTGAACTTCCATCCCTCAATCATTTGGCATCACTTAAAAGGCTTCAACTTCAGGGATGTCATAAACTCAAGAAGCTTCCCGAGATCCCAAATAACTGTCCTTTTTTAGTATTACAGGAAAGTGAAATAGAAGAAGTGCCTGATTCAATTGAGCTTCTCATCGGACTTAAATGCTTGCACTTGATGTACTCAAAGGTAAAAAAAGTATCAAGAAATATTTCAAAGTTGGAATGTCTTAGTGCTCTGACTCTTGGTGATTGCCCATTAGTTGAATTTCCAGAAATCCCAAGAAGCTTAAGAGTATTGAACTTACCTGGAACTCAAATTGAAGAGGTGTACCTGTCTCTCGACTCTCAAAGTAATCTTCGGACCTTAAATATGAGTGGCTCAAGAGTAAAAAATGCATCCATCAAGATGGAATCCCTTCGTGATCTGAATCTTAGTGATTGCCCAATCGTCAAATTTCCCGAAATCCCAAGAAACTTGAGAAAATTAAACTTATCTGGAACTCAAATTGAAGAGGTGTCCTTGTCTCTCGACTCTCTAGGTAATCTTCAGACCTTAAATATGAGTGGTTCAAGGGTAAAAAGTGTATCGATCAAGATGGATTTGTTAAGCATTAGCCTGCAATGCAACATATGGCTAGCAAGTCAAGCAGCGGACCAAAT GATGAGCTTCACACCACCTCCACCTCCTGTGTTCACTGGTGAGAACTACCACATTTGGGTGGTAAAAATGAAAACGTACCTTCAGGCACACGATCTATGGAGTGCAGTGGAGAATGATGCCGAGCCACCTCCATTGAGAGCCAATCCCACTGTTGCTCAGATGAGACAGCATGCAGAGGAGACTGCCAAGAAGCCTAAAGCCATGGCCTGCTTGTAG